One genomic segment of Pseudomonas sp. RU47 includes these proteins:
- a CDS encoding 16S rRNA (uracil(1498)-N(3))-methyltransferase, with protein MNLLLLEEADFIAADRVVLRDRRLTHMQEVHRSEVGDSLRVGRINGLMGSAELLRLEAGEAELRVSLDQPPPAKLPLTLVLALPRPKMLRRVFQTVATMGVSKVILVNSYRVEKSFWQTPFLEPEAIRENLILGLEQARDTVLPEIIIEKRFKPFVEDRLPAITEGTLGLVGHPGNYPPCPRALNEPVTLAIGPEGGWIPYEIDLLAKSGLHPVQLGDRILRVETAVTALLARLF; from the coding sequence ATGAACCTGCTGTTGCTCGAAGAGGCCGACTTTATCGCGGCCGACCGCGTGGTGCTGCGTGATCGGCGCTTGACGCACATGCAGGAAGTCCACCGTTCGGAAGTCGGTGACAGCCTGCGCGTTGGCCGTATCAATGGGCTGATGGGTTCGGCTGAACTGCTGCGCCTCGAAGCGGGTGAAGCCGAGTTGCGCGTCAGCCTCGATCAGCCACCGCCGGCCAAGCTGCCGCTGACGCTGGTGCTGGCCCTGCCGCGCCCGAAAATGCTCCGCCGAGTGTTTCAGACCGTGGCGACCATGGGCGTGTCCAAGGTGATTCTGGTCAACAGCTATCGGGTCGAAAAAAGCTTCTGGCAGACACCGTTTCTTGAGCCTGAGGCGATTCGCGAAAACTTGATCCTCGGCCTCGAACAGGCCCGCGATACCGTGTTGCCGGAAATCATCATCGAAAAGCGCTTCAAGCCTTTCGTTGAAGACCGACTGCCGGCGATTACCGAAGGCACTCTCGGTCTGGTCGGCCATCCCGGTAACTATCCGCCGTGCCCACGCGCCCTCAACGAACCCGTGACCCTGGCCATCGGCCCTGAAGGCGGCTGGATCCCCTACGAAATCGATCTGCTGGCCAAGTCCGGCCTGCATCCGGTGCAATTGGGTGATCGAATTCTGCGCGTCGAAACCGCCGTCACCGCCCTCCTCGCCCGGCTCTTCTGA
- the tatC gene encoding twin-arginine translocase subunit TatC, with translation MSDLPENDQHMPLVSHLTELRTRLLRCVAAIFIIFAGLFAFTQQIYTFVSTPLRQYLPVGATMIATDVSSPFLTPLKLTMMVSLFLAIPVILHQIWGFIAPGLYKHEKRIAVPLLVSSILLFYTGMAFAYYFVFPLIFKFFAAATPAGVEMMTDIASYLDFVMTLFFAFGVAFEIPVAVVLLVWIGVVDVAYLKKIRPYVIIGCFVVGMILTPPDIFSQTLLAVPMWMLFEIGILFGGLISKRERPDETPADDHNDQPPATQA, from the coding sequence ATGAGCGATCTCCCCGAAAACGACCAGCACATGCCGCTGGTTTCGCACCTCACCGAGTTGCGCACCCGTCTGCTGCGTTGTGTGGCGGCGATCTTCATCATCTTCGCCGGGCTGTTCGCCTTCACCCAGCAGATCTACACCTTCGTCTCGACGCCGCTGCGCCAGTACCTGCCGGTCGGCGCGACGATGATCGCTACTGATGTGTCGTCGCCGTTCCTGACGCCGCTGAAGCTGACCATGATGGTTTCGCTGTTCCTCGCGATCCCGGTGATCCTGCATCAGATCTGGGGCTTTATCGCGCCGGGCCTGTACAAGCATGAGAAACGCATCGCGGTGCCGCTGCTGGTGTCGAGCATCCTGCTGTTCTACACCGGCATGGCGTTCGCCTATTACTTCGTGTTCCCGCTGATCTTCAAATTCTTCGCCGCGGCCACTCCGGCTGGCGTGGAAATGATGACCGACATCGCCAGTTACCTTGATTTCGTCATGACGCTGTTCTTTGCCTTCGGCGTGGCGTTCGAAATCCCGGTGGCCGTGGTGCTGCTGGTGTGGATCGGCGTCGTTGACGTCGCCTACCTGAAGAAGATCCGCCCGTACGTGATCATCGGCTGCTTCGTGGTCGGCATGATCCTGACGCCGCCGGACATCTTCTCGCAGACCCTGCTGGCCGTGCCGATGTGGATGCTGTTCGAAATCGGCATCCTGTTCGGTGGCTTGATCAGCAAGCGCGAACGTCCGGACGAAACCCCGGCCGACGACCACAACGACCAGCCGCCAGCGACCCAGGCATGA
- the tatB gene encoding Sec-independent protein translocase protein TatB, protein MFGISFSELLLVGLVALLVLGPERLPGAARTAGLWVGRLKRSFNAIKQEVEREIGADEIRRQLHNEHILSLEQEARKIFSPVQQEPTPVEHVGQQTIHAPTAPVAPAPTPAPAPAPATAAVVAPTEPAAVENSVEHVAPNAAPITPAPHDPTLPPRAP, encoded by the coding sequence ATGTTTGGTATCAGCTTCTCTGAACTGCTGCTCGTCGGCCTCGTCGCCCTGCTGGTGCTGGGCCCCGAGCGTCTGCCGGGCGCTGCGCGCACCGCCGGCCTGTGGGTCGGTCGGCTGAAGCGCAGCTTCAACGCGATCAAACAGGAAGTTGAACGTGAAATCGGTGCCGACGAGATCCGTCGGCAACTGCACAACGAGCACATTCTGTCGCTGGAGCAGGAGGCGCGGAAGATTTTCAGTCCGGTTCAGCAAGAGCCGACGCCGGTTGAGCATGTGGGTCAGCAGACGATTCATGCGCCGACTGCACCCGTCGCGCCTGCTCCGACACCTGCACCTGCACCTGCACCTGCAACTGCTGCCGTTGTAGCGCCGACAGAACCGGCAGCCGTAGAAAACTCGGTTGAACACGTTGCGCCAAACGCCGCGCCGATCACACCAGCGCCTCACGACCCTACTCTGCCGCCGCGAGCCCCATGA
- a CDS encoding twin-arginine translocase TatA/TatE family subunit, protein MGIFDWKHWIVILVVVVLVFGTKKLKNLGTDVGESIKGFRKAMNDDEKPAADPTVTPAQPVPPVQPQATAQANPPHTIDVQAQKVEEPIRKDV, encoded by the coding sequence ATGGGCATTTTTGACTGGAAACACTGGATCGTCATTCTGGTTGTCGTGGTGCTGGTGTTCGGCACCAAGAAACTGAAAAACCTCGGCACCGACGTTGGCGAGTCGATCAAGGGCTTTCGCAAAGCCATGAACGACGACGAAAAACCGGCCGCTGATCCTACCGTGACGCCTGCACAGCCAGTGCCACCGGTGCAGCCGCAAGCCACCGCTCAGGCCAACCCGCCGCACACCATCGACGTGCAGGCGCAGAAAGTCGAAGAGCCGATCCGCAAAGACGTGTGA
- a CDS encoding phosphoribosyl-ATP diphosphatase, with the protein MSDTLTRLAQVLEERKGAAADSSYVASLYHKGLNKILEKVGEESVETIIAAKDAAISGDCSDVIYETADLWFHSMVMLAQLGQHPQAVLDELDRRFGLSGHVEKASRPSA; encoded by the coding sequence ATGAGTGACACCCTGACCCGCCTCGCTCAGGTACTTGAAGAGCGCAAAGGCGCAGCCGCCGACAGCTCCTATGTGGCTAGTCTGTATCACAAGGGTTTGAACAAGATTCTGGAGAAAGTCGGCGAAGAGTCGGTCGAAACCATTATTGCCGCCAAGGACGCCGCCATCAGCGGCGACTGCAGCGACGTGATCTACGAGACCGCCGACCTGTGGTTCCACAGCATGGTCATGCTCGCCCAACTGGGGCAGCATCCGCAGGCCGTACTGGATGAACTGGACCGTCGCTTCGGCCTGTCCGGACACGTCGAGAAAGCCTCGCGTCCGTCCGCCTGA
- the hisI gene encoding phosphoribosyl-AMP cyclohydrolase — protein MKNWLDEIKWDADGLVPAIAQDHKTGRVLMMAWMNREALELTAAENRAIYWSRSRGKLWRKGEESGHVQTLHEMRLDCDADVIILMVEQIGDIACHTGRQSCFYRVFENGDWKTVDPVLKDPHAIYSAGHKHE, from the coding sequence ATGAAAAACTGGCTGGACGAGATCAAGTGGGACGCTGATGGCCTGGTGCCGGCGATTGCCCAGGATCACAAGACCGGACGCGTGCTGATGATGGCCTGGATGAACCGCGAGGCGCTCGAACTGACCGCTGCGGAAAACCGTGCAATCTACTGGTCACGTTCCCGTGGCAAGCTGTGGCGCAAGGGCGAAGAGTCCGGCCATGTGCAGACGCTGCATGAGATGCGTCTGGACTGTGACGCCGATGTGATCATCCTGATGGTTGAACAGATCGGCGACATCGCTTGCCATACCGGCCGTCAAAGCTGCTTTTATCGTGTCTTCGAAAACGGCGACTGGAAGACAGTCGACCCGGTCCTCAAAGATCCGCACGCAATCTATTCCGCAGGACACAAACATGAGTGA